ATGGGGATTTCAGCTTTTAGCTAATGGCCATTATTTTTTGGTCATTAGCTTTTGGTGAAATGAAAAACATCTAGCCCTCTCCAAGACTGACTGCTTTATTGATGACAAATAAAAAAAATAACTCTGAATTTGAATTATATATGTAACTTGTACCCCTGCTAATTGATAATTAAATTATGAAATATCTGTATTCTATTATATTGCTTACTCTTTCAGTTAGTTCCTTTGCACAATCGTCTGATAAAGCTGCATTTAATTCTCAAAGTAATATTACAATTGAAAAACATATTGAGAATAACATGCGATATCCGATGATTGCGTATTGTAATGGGGTTCAGGGATATATACATATTTCTTTTAGGTTAAATCAAGAGGGAGAAATCATTGAGACAAAATTAGAAAGGCGTGTTTATGAACTAATGGATTTAGAGGCAATTCGATTAGTTAAATCTACTGAAGGAATGTGGGTTTTAGAACAAGCTAACAGTCAACATGAATCTGATAAAGTAGTAGTAAAAGTTAAGTTTAAACTTGATGAGCACCCGGAAGCTAAGAAGCTACTTAAATCATACAAAAAAGCTGATAAATATTTAAAAAAGGGAAAATACAAAGAAGCAGCAGCACTGTTTAATTTAATACTTGAAAATAATCCATTTGATTACGATGTCCAATATAAACTAGCTCAATGTTATTTCAATATGAACATGAAAACTGAAGCATGTAAACTGTTGGAAGATAATAAATACTCAAAGGCTGTTAAGCTAAAAGAAACAAAATGTAAATAACGCATTACATAAATATCAACCCTGCCTTACCAGACTCGTTACCAACAAAAGACTATTAGATGATTAATTTAAAAATATTTTTATTTTCCGCTTTATTATTAATCGTTTCCCAACAGGGTTTTTCACAAACTGCCGAAGTTGGGATGGCTTCTTTTTACAGCGATAAACTGCATGGAAAAAGTACCGCGAGCGGAGAACCTTATGATAAAATAAAAATGACGGCTGCGCATCGCACACTCCCGTTTAATACTAAAATCAGAGTTACTAATCTCGATAACAACAAATCTGTAATAGTAACAGTGAATGACCGTGGACCTTTTGTAAAAGGCAGGATTGTTGACGTTTCGAGAGCAGCTGCTGTTAAGCTCGGTTTTATTAATAAAGGCCTTACCAAAGTTAAGCTGGAAGTTTTAGAAGATGATTGAGCTTAATGAAAAAAGAGGTCTGTATTAAGTAATGGGTTATAATATATGCTAAATCCTTCGAGTAGGGTATGTTTAAAACCGTTGGAATATTACGTCCGGTGTAAGACTCCGTTTACAGGCTATACCCATTAAATATTTTTTTGTATATTCACCATTGAATTTATACAAATTTGCTTGAAGCGATTACCCAAAGAGTTGTAAAAGCGATGAAAGAAAGGAAGCAGCAGAGATAAAACACCAAGCAACTGATATGTAACCGGAAGCAGTAGAAATGTAACCGGAAGCAGTAGAAATGCAACCTGAAGCAGCTGAAATGTAACCTGAAGCAGCTGAAATGTAACCGGAAGCAACGGAAATGTAACCGGAAGCAGCAGGAATGTAACCGGAAGCAAAAGGTAAGCACCTTGAAGCAATACACTAAAGATTAAAAGTAATTAATAAACGACCTTTAACAGGGGCGATATGTTTAATTTAATTATAGTGTAATATGGCAACAAGACCAAAATTATCAGAAGCAGAAACTCTGGAGCAATACAGAGTTTCGTTAGAAAATGTTGAAAAACAGTCAGAAATTGCCGGTATCATGTCAGAGTTTGGATATGATGTTGGTGCTATTGCGGAAGGCAAAGATTTGCTTATGAAGACCCGCGAAGCATATGATTTTAACAAAACAGAAGATGATGAAACATCGGTAGCATATTATAGCTTTGCTACAAAAAGGCACGAGTTGGCCGAAACATATTTATTGCACAGGAAAAAGGCTAAAGTTGTTTTTTATAAAGACTACATAACATCCGATAAACTTTCTATCTCAGGTATCTTGCCACGAACATACTTAAAGTGGCTTGAAACAGCAAAGAGATTTTATTCAGTAGCAATGCTTGATACGGATGTTCAGGAAAAGCTGGCAAGATTAAAATTTGCCACTGAAGATCTGACTTTAGGTAGGAACCTGATAATCGATTTGGAAGCGGCAAGAGCAAAATACCTAAGAGAAAAAGGTGAATCGCAGGCAGCTACAAATGAAAAAGACAAAGCATTTGGTATAATCGATGATTGGATGAGGGAATTTTATGCCGTAGCAAAGATTGCAATGGATGATAAACCTCAATTATTAGAATCATTGGGCAAATTTGTAAGAGGTTAAAGATAATAAATGCCCCTTTATTTCAGGCAGGCCTGACGGAGATAACACTCTTATAATGGCCTGCCTGTACAATTTTACTGAAAGAAAAAGTATAGATTTGAACGGCAGTAACAGATAGAAATAATCAGTAATACTTTACTATCTTAAATTAAGAAACATTACATAAAATTTATCGCCATGAACCTTACAAAAACATTAAGAAGACAAGGTTACGACCTGATAGACGGGCCGGTTAGAAACCACAATCTTTTACAGCTTTGGCTTAAAAGACCGTTTAACAAAGCGCAGCTTTATTACTCAAATATCGATCACGCTTTCAGTAGTGATGTGCAATTAAACGAAATTGAAAATGCCAGTTTAAAAGTGGATTCCAATACCAAAAATGAATTTGCATTCAATATAGGGATTTCTGTTCTCGGGGAAATACTT
The DNA window shown above is from Bacteroidota bacterium and carries:
- a CDS encoding tetratricopeptide repeat protein, which translates into the protein MKYLYSIILLTLSVSSFAQSSDKAAFNSQSNITIEKHIENNMRYPMIAYCNGVQGYIHISFRLNQEGEIIETKLERRVYELMDLEAIRLVKSTEGMWVLEQANSQHESDKVVVKVKFKLDEHPEAKKLLKSYKKADKYLKKGKYKEAAALFNLILENNPFDYDVQYKLAQCYFNMNMKTEACKLLEDNKYSKAVKLKETKCK
- a CDS encoding septal ring lytic transglycosylase RlpA family protein; protein product: MINLKIFLFSALLLIVSQQGFSQTAEVGMASFYSDKLHGKSTASGEPYDKIKMTAAHRTLPFNTKIRVTNLDNNKSVIVTVNDRGPFVKGRIVDVSRAAAVKLGFINKGLTKVKLEVLEDD